The Mytilus trossulus isolate FHL-02 chromosome 3, PNRI_Mtr1.1.1.hap1, whole genome shotgun sequence genome contains a region encoding:
- the LOC134710899 gene encoding innexin-11-like, with protein MDMRGYSKPSLSHASWSDRLNTSLTCGLFLLLSIVTWLRQYIGPNAVCVTPETSAAQLNKYFDNTCWLSRQLLLQHDVIPFHNRDVKTLPLIQNENRRFEDMSRSLYQWVPVILVLQAILFRIPYIFVKVCDDLFGIRFSRIMGSIKSQLKGDGTKPAEDISQFLDQYLRSRAFKYNRFGVLSILLGVSKVLIFIIAFVQLILLDLSLSSPDTRSYMQHIVENLLQNNYSKTVSSPAFPRQIQCLIYIRRAQHLSIYSAQCSLPINEFYEHVCLLLWIWLFMLCLVSFASAFTFLFKALRRSFRERYIMRYLSMSDVVPEPSNIVSFTTSVLGYDGFLVLEAIGEIYSDVLVRDIVINLWNANYTELRPLDFSRENSKYLKVPFKESRMTLASPENTPLITRRCFNV; from the exons ATGGATATGCGAGGATATAGCAAACCTTCATTGAGTCATGCGAGTTGGAGTGATAGATTAAATACAAGTTTGACATGTGGACTGTTTCTTCTGCTGTCTATCGTTACTTGGCTTCGACAGTATATTGGTCCAAATGCAGTTTGCGTTACACCAGAAACATCTGCTGCACAATTGAATAAGTATTTTGATAATACATGTTGGTTATCAAGACAACTATTATTGCAGCATGACGTAATTCCATTTCACAACAGAGACGTGAAAACTCTTCCCctcatacaaaatgaaaacagaagGTTCGAAGATATGTCACGCTCACTTTATCAATGGGTTCCCGTTATATTAGTATTACAGGCCATTTTGTTCAGAATAccttacatttttgtaaaagtttgtgATGATTTATTTGGAATAAGGTTTTCCCGTATTATGGGTTCTATCAAAAGTCAACTGAAAGGCGATGGGACGAAGCCAGCAGAAgatatttcacaatttttagATCAATATCTTCGTTCACGTGCATTTAAGTATAATCGATTTGGAGTGTTGTCGATACTTTTAGGAGTAAGCAAAGTGTTGATTTTTATCATTGCTTTCGTTCAATTAATATTGCTGGATTTGTCATTGTCATCACCAGACACAAGAAGTTATATGCAGCACATCGTTGAAAacttgttacaaaataattattcgAAAACAGTTTCATCGCCAGCGTTTCCTCGACAAATTCAGTGTTTGATATATATCAGACGAGCACAGCATCTTTCTATTTACTCAGCACAGTGTTCCTTGCCAATTAACGAGTTTTATGAGCATGTTTGTCTCCTGTTGTGGATCTGGTTGTTTATGTTATGTCTTGTTTCATTTGCCAGtgcttttacatttttgtttaaagcaTTAAGACGAAGTTTCAGAGAAAG gTACATCATGCGATATTTGTCTATGAGTGACGTAGTACCGGAGCCATCCAATATAGTTTCTTTCACCACTTCTGTGCTTGGATATGATGGTTTTCTAGTACTAGAAGCTATTGGTGAGATCTACTCTGATGTACTGGTCCGTGATATAGTGATCAATCTTTGGAATGCAAATTACACAGAACTTCGGCCGCTTGACTTTTCACGggaaaattctaaatatttaaaagtaccCTTCAAAGAATCCAGAATGACTTTAGCGTCACCTGAAAATACACCACTTATTACAAGGCggtgttttaatgtttaa